GCTCGCAGCGGCGGGAGGGCCGCGCCCAGGTCCTCCACGTCCAGTGACAGCTTCACCCACTGGGCGCGGCGCTGTGCCGTCGCGTCCAGGGCCAGCAGCACGGCGCCGAAGAAGCCCGTCGCGCAGCCGGCGACCTGGAAGGCCCCCAGCCCGCAGGCCATGCCCACGCCGATCATCACGAACATGACCGCCGCGTCCCGCGGGTCCTTGATGCCCGAGCGGAAGCGGATGAAGCCGCCGAGGCCCACCAGGCCGAAGGCCCGGGACATGCTGTCACCGATGACCGTCGTCATCACCGCTCCAGCCACGGCGATCAACACCTGGGTGTGGATGGTCTCCTGGGCCATCACCGGCGTGTTCGGCATCCACC
This is a stretch of genomic DNA from Archangium violaceum. It encodes these proteins:
- a CDS encoding DUF4956 domain-containing protein, translated to MPPPDALTQATSVSPHVLPVLDVLLRFGLSLLLGAVLAYRPWRRWMPNTPVMAQETIHTQVLIAVAGAVMTTVIGDSMSRAFGLVGLGGFIRFRSGIKDPRDAAVMFVMIGVGMACGLGAFQVAGCATGFFGAVLLALDATAQRRAQWVKLSLDVEDLGAALPPLRALHPGVRVLTLEQAPTTQAGTAVVELSVPERTDGFELLERLRGALPGVRSASIDPG